The genomic interval CAGCCCCAGCCCCGGCGTCGTCTATCCGACCCTGACCCTGCTGGAAGAGCAGGGGCACATCCGCGTCGGCGCCACCGAGGGCAACAAGAAGCTCTACGAGATCACGCCGGAGGGTTCGGAGGCGCTGAAAGCGGCGGAACCGGCGGTTGCCGCGGTGCGCGAGCGCATCGCCCATGCGCGGGCCCGGCAGCAGCGCGAGTCGTCGCCGCAGATCCACCGCGCCATCGAGAACTTCAAGCTGGCCCTGCGGCTGCGGTTGTCGCGTGGCGACCTGACGACGGAACAGACCCAGGCAATCGCCGAGATCATCGATGACGCCGCCCGCCGCATCGAACGCATCTGAGCGGACAGGAGACGAAGACATGGCCGCAACGACCGCACGCATCGCCACCCCGAACGGACGCCGCTACATGACCCAGCTGTGCAAGCACTGGGCGCACAAGTTCGAGGTCGTCCATGACGAGACCCAGGGCCTCGTCCCCTTCGCCGCCGACCGCCGCTGCCGCATGGCGGCCGACGACGGCGGGCTGACCCTGACCCTGGAGATGGACGGCGACGGACCGATGG from Azospirillum sp. TSH100 carries:
- a CDS encoding PadR family transcriptional regulator, which encodes MLRHLFHKHGRRFSRPDFEDEAPEGRGRHGRHGHRGGWEGWGGHGWGGHGRGGRGERRVFDHGDLRLVLLWLIAEKPRSGYDLIKTIEEMVGGAYSPSPGVVYPTLTLLEEQGHIRVGATEGNKKLYEITPEGSEALKAAEPAVAAVRERIAHARARQQRESSPQIHRAIENFKLALRLRLSRGDLTTEQTQAIAEIIDDAARRIERI
- a CDS encoding DUF2218 domain-containing protein → MAATTARIATPNGRRYMTQLCKHWAHKFEVVHDETQGLVPFAADRRCRMAADDGGLTLTLEMDGDGPMERLQEVVIEHLKRFAFREENLVRDLGEVAWTPAG